Proteins co-encoded in one Coregonus clupeaformis isolate EN_2021a chromosome 17, ASM2061545v1, whole genome shotgun sequence genomic window:
- the LOC123492938 gene encoding serine/threonine-protein phosphatase 6 regulatory ankyrin repeat subunit A-like yields the protein MVVLKIRDQPGLLKAIFNVDPDEVRSLIFQKEDVNVQDNEKRTPLHAAAYLGDAEILELLILSGARVNAKDNKWLTPLHRAVASCSEEAVQVLLKHSADVNARDKNWQTPLHIAAANKAVRCAEALVPLLSNVNVSDRAGRTALHHAAFSGHQEVSN from the exons cctGGCCTGCTGAAAGCCATCTTCAATGTGGACCCAGATGAAGTGCGCTCCCTCATATTTCAGAAAGAGGATGTGAATGTTCAG GACAATGAGAAGCGGACACCGTTGCATGCAGCTGCCTATCTAGGAGATGCAGAAATTCTAGAGCTGCTCATACTATCAG GAGCCAGAGTAAATGCCAAAGACAACAAGTGGCTCACTCCTCTGCACCGGGCCGTGGCTTCCTGCAGTGAG GAGGCTGTCCAGGTGTTATTGAAACACTCTGCTGATGTGAACGCCAGGGACAAAAACTGGCAAACGCCGCTCCACATCGCTGCGGCCAATAAGGCAGTCCGCTGTGCCGAGGCCCTGGTCCCTCTCCTCAGCAACGTGAACGTGTCAGACCGGGCCGGGCGCACGGCGCTGCACCATGCAGCCTTCAGCGGACACCAGgaggttagcaattag